A stretch of the Phycisphaerales bacterium genome encodes the following:
- a CDS encoding ferritin, with translation MPSKTLVGTLNKQIQMEFMAFYKYLGMAAWCERQDLPGISSWLEMQAEEEHVHGMKIYHWMNDWDLDVQFEPLSAPSIEFSNLIDVFENALKSEQGVSAHIHKVCKMAEDEQSMAIRTAFDWFIQEQVLEEKSARENLAFAKRIASDPAGLFHLDQQMGRRSGGDGGPEEAAG, from the coding sequence ATGCCCTCGAAGACACTGGTCGGCACGCTTAATAAACAAATTCAAATGGAATTCATGGCGTTCTATAAATACCTTGGCATGGCTGCCTGGTGTGAACGACAAGATCTGCCTGGCATCTCATCATGGCTTGAAATGCAAGCTGAAGAAGAGCATGTTCATGGAATGAAGATCTACCACTGGATGAACGACTGGGATCTTGATGTGCAATTTGAGCCATTGTCCGCGCCCAGTATTGAATTTAGCAACCTGATTGACGTCTTTGAAAATGCTCTTAAGAGCGAGCAGGGCGTCTCTGCGCATATTCATAAGGTCTGCAAGATGGCAGAAGATGAACAGTCAATGGCCATTCGGACAGCCTTTGACTGGTTTATTCAGGAGCAGGTACTTGAAGAAAAGTCTGCTCGAGAGAACCTTGCGTTTGCAAAGCGTATCGCTTCCGATCCGGCAGGCCTGTTTCACCTAGACCAACAAATGGGCCGTCGATCTGGTGGCGATGGTGGTCCTGAAGAAGCCGCCGGCTGA
- a CDS encoding deoxyribonuclease IV translates to MLGSHLSIAGGMHLALEAAVGLKLECLQVFTKNQRQWRVKPLEDTAVNQWKNQLKQMKWLSSGGCTRVVSHNSYLINLASPDPTNWRRAVALQRVEMERCESLLIPFLVAHPGAHLGESLAPGKPHQLGRKPNKDEQAGLKRIVRALDQLHKELPGYQVRTCLETTVGSGTNLGYDFGHLAWIRSEVKEPDRLGFCFDTCHVTAAGYDMSTDSKAKAVLQEFDAGPGLDHLLVAHLNDSIGSIGSRKDRHAHIGDGTCGESAFRVILQHPHLKARPMILETPKGDTPKGTAWDTINIRRLRRLSASTPKSR, encoded by the coding sequence ATGCTTGGATCTCATCTCTCTATTGCTGGTGGTATGCACCTAGCGCTCGAGGCCGCCGTCGGACTAAAGCTCGAGTGCCTTCAGGTCTTTACAAAGAATCAAAGGCAGTGGCGCGTTAAGCCACTCGAAGACACAGCTGTTAATCAGTGGAAGAATCAACTTAAGCAAATGAAATGGCTTAGCTCTGGCGGTTGTACGCGGGTTGTCAGCCACAACAGTTACTTAATAAACCTTGCCTCCCCTGATCCAACAAACTGGCGTCGTGCGGTTGCCTTACAGCGTGTCGAAATGGAACGGTGTGAATCACTCTTGATTCCTTTTCTTGTGGCTCATCCAGGCGCGCATCTGGGCGAGAGTTTGGCGCCTGGAAAACCACATCAACTTGGTAGAAAACCAAACAAAGACGAGCAAGCTGGACTCAAGCGAATCGTCCGCGCACTCGACCAATTACACAAAGAGCTCCCTGGTTATCAGGTACGAACGTGCCTTGAAACCACCGTTGGATCTGGCACAAATTTGGGTTACGATTTTGGGCATTTGGCTTGGATTCGCAGTGAGGTGAAAGAACCTGATCGTTTGGGTTTTTGTTTCGATACCTGCCACGTTACGGCAGCCGGCTATGACATGAGTACTGATTCCAAAGCCAAGGCGGTGCTTCAAGAGTTTGATGCTGGCCCAGGATTAGATCATCTTTTGGTCGCGCATCTCAATGACTCGATTGGATCCATTGGGTCACGTAAAGACCGCCACGCTCATATTGGCGACGGTACATGTGGTGAATCAGCTTTTCGGGTCATTTTGCAGCATCCTCACCTCAAGGCCCGCCCGATGATCCTCGAAACACCAAAAGGTGACACACCGAAGGGCACTGCATGGGATACGATCAACATTCGTCGACTAAGACGACTGTCGGCAAGCACCCCTAAAAGCCGATAA
- a CDS encoding tetratricopeptide repeat protein, producing the protein MKQTLSLLLIASMALLLCSCDLLKPLTNTSLVQTTPSSEEQLALLDQADEASATGNYNEALQLFHQVLQQNPSATEAYIGIGDVYLDQQDYVKAEPVFARAARLEPDNFSAQYGHGVALQMLDRLVDAVRAFHRALTINPSSPEANLQLGTVYLQQRDSKSALNFLARAVELDPSSGPAHLNYAAALQELGSPERAIEQYRAAAELMEPSPELLMNLVTLLAEEKRYREAVNAAQTLVRLDPTAVTYERLGWAYFRLGEYQNSEMAYQEAVTLDPSNYKALNGVGVNSLNHWLRTDRISHEAFLKAQEAFRKSLRVNKNQPKVVQLMMKYGL; encoded by the coding sequence ATGAAACAGACTCTAAGTCTACTTTTGATTGCTTCCATGGCTCTATTGCTTTGTTCTTGCGATCTCCTGAAACCCTTGACCAATACTTCATTGGTCCAAACAACGCCATCGAGTGAAGAGCAACTTGCTTTACTTGATCAGGCCGACGAGGCATCAGCCACCGGAAATTACAACGAGGCACTTCAGCTTTTCCATCAAGTGTTGCAACAGAATCCGAGTGCAACTGAGGCTTATATTGGGATTGGCGATGTCTACCTCGATCAACAGGACTATGTAAAGGCCGAGCCGGTTTTTGCAAGGGCAGCTCGCCTCGAACCAGATAATTTTTCAGCGCAATATGGACACGGCGTTGCACTGCAGATGCTTGATCGACTTGTTGATGCTGTCCGCGCATTTCATAGAGCGTTGACCATTAATCCTTCATCACCAGAGGCCAATCTCCAACTGGGCACGGTGTATCTGCAACAACGCGATTCAAAAAGTGCATTGAACTTCCTCGCCCGAGCCGTGGAATTGGATCCGAGTTCAGGGCCTGCTCATCTCAATTATGCAGCAGCACTACAAGAGCTTGGTTCACCAGAGAGAGCGATCGAACAGTATCGAGCAGCGGCAGAATTGATGGAGCCGAGTCCAGAGTTATTGATGAATTTGGTGACCCTACTCGCGGAAGAAAAAAGGTATCGCGAAGCAGTCAATGCAGCTCAAACACTGGTGCGGCTTGATCCCACTGCAGTGACCTATGAGCGACTTGGATGGGCGTACTTCCGACTTGGGGAATATCAGAATTCTGAGATGGCCTATCAAGAGGCAGTCACCCTAGATCCTAGTAATTACAAAGCGCTCAATGGCGTTGGTGTGAATTCGTTGAATCATTGGCTCCGCACCGATCGCATCAGTCATGAGGCCTTTCTCAAGGCCCAGGAGGCCTTCAGGAAGTCACTCCGGGTCAACAAGAATCAGCCGAAGGTTGTACAGCTCATGATGAAGTACGGTCTCTAG
- the gap gene encoding type I glyceraldehyde-3-phosphate dehydrogenase, whose translation MAIRVAINGFGRIGRLFYRSAMRHGGIHVVAVNDLVPPESLQYMLVHDTMHGRFELPVDMTSKGFSCNGQETLCLSEREPNKLPWKELEVDYVLESTGLFTRGEMAQLHIEAGARRVLLSAPTKTPDIVPTFVYKVNHEAYNPRKDTVISNASCTTNCLAPVAKVIHETFGLAEGLMTTCHSVTATQPTQDGPSHKDLRGGRNGYMNIIPASTGAAKAVAICLPELQGRLTGMSLRVPTADVSVVDLTFKTEQATSLADINAAMKAASLGAMEGVLGYTEEPVASSDFVGDTRSSIFDATAGIELNDRFFKILSWYDNEVGYATRCVDMCCMMAALD comes from the coding sequence ATGGCTATTCGAGTTGCCATTAACGGATTTGGTCGCATTGGACGTCTCTTTTATCGTAGTGCAATGCGACATGGTGGAATTCATGTTGTAGCGGTAAACGATCTCGTACCACCTGAGAGTCTTCAATACATGCTTGTCCACGACACCATGCATGGCCGATTCGAGTTGCCAGTTGATATGACGAGCAAAGGCTTCTCTTGCAATGGCCAAGAGACACTTTGTTTAAGCGAGCGAGAGCCCAATAAGCTTCCATGGAAGGAACTTGAGGTTGACTATGTTTTAGAATCTACAGGGCTATTCACTCGTGGTGAAATGGCACAACTACATATCGAGGCCGGTGCTCGCCGTGTGTTGCTTTCAGCACCAACAAAAACGCCTGATATTGTGCCGACCTTTGTTTATAAAGTGAACCACGAGGCGTACAACCCTCGCAAGGACACGGTTATTTCGAATGCGTCCTGCACAACCAATTGCTTGGCGCCAGTAGCGAAGGTTATTCATGAGACATTTGGACTGGCAGAAGGGCTCATGACAACCTGCCATTCAGTTACCGCAACCCAACCGACGCAAGATGGCCCCTCTCATAAAGATCTTCGCGGGGGTCGCAATGGTTACATGAATATCATTCCAGCCTCGACTGGCGCTGCCAAGGCCGTGGCGATCTGCTTGCCAGAACTACAGGGCCGTTTAACAGGAATGTCATTGCGTGTGCCAACAGCAGATGTATCAGTGGTTGACCTGACCTTTAAGACAGAACAGGCCACAAGTCTGGCAGACATTAATGCCGCTATGAAGGCCGCATCTCTGGGAGCGATGGAAGGCGTGCTTGGTTATACCGAAGAACCAGTTGCGTCCAGCGACTTTGTGGGTGATACAAGAAGTAGCATCTTTGACGCAACCGCTGGCATTGAACTCAATGATCGCTTCTTTAAGATTCTTAGTTGGTACGACAACGAGGTTGGTTATGCCACTCGATGTGTCGACATGTGTTGCATGATGGCAGCTTTAGACTAG
- the dnaN gene encoding DNA polymerase III subunit beta, whose translation MKVICDRTALEDAVALVGSVVATRTPQPVLHCMKLAAADGRLCLAATDLEVGLRLSLDDVQIDEPGEALVPADKLAQIVRASEDPTITIETDGNTMHIRGSDSHFKVFGLDPKEAPEVRNFDAEKVDCQIDGASLRTLITRTIFAAANEHSRYAINGVLFDREGGKLKLVATDGRRLAIARGQCDGDSGQQQCIVPSKALTLLNKLVGSEKGTIIRISLEESQVIFGIGAEESFATLTSNLVEGSFPPYEDVIPKEQDKRVTFDKSLLFSAIKRAALLTNEESRGVRLHFEGDTLTLRSRAPEMGEAEVQLNTIAYEGDPVEIGFNPSFITDALRVVDTDQVIVELKAPNKPGVLRTGNEFTYVIMPVNL comes from the coding sequence ATGAAGGTCATCTGTGATCGCACTGCTCTGGAAGATGCTGTGGCCCTGGTTGGCAGCGTTGTGGCCACTCGAACGCCACAGCCAGTTCTACATTGCATGAAACTTGCCGCAGCCGATGGCCGCCTTTGCTTGGCTGCCACAGATCTGGAAGTTGGACTACGGCTGAGCCTGGATGACGTACAAATCGATGAGCCTGGAGAAGCGCTCGTACCCGCTGACAAACTGGCTCAGATTGTCCGGGCCAGTGAAGATCCCACAATTACGATTGAGACCGATGGCAACACCATGCATATCCGTGGCAGCGATTCGCATTTTAAGGTGTTTGGCTTAGACCCCAAAGAGGCGCCTGAGGTCCGTAACTTCGATGCTGAAAAAGTCGACTGTCAGATTGATGGGGCGTCACTGCGGACACTGATTACACGCACAATCTTTGCGGCTGCAAATGAACATAGTCGTTACGCCATCAACGGCGTACTCTTTGACCGCGAAGGTGGAAAACTTAAACTTGTGGCTACAGATGGCCGCCGCTTAGCTATTGCTCGCGGTCAATGTGATGGAGACAGTGGTCAACAACAGTGCATTGTACCGAGCAAGGCCCTAACCTTACTGAATAAGCTAGTCGGCTCCGAAAAGGGCACCATTATTCGAATTTCACTTGAAGAGAGTCAGGTGATCTTTGGCATTGGTGCCGAAGAATCATTTGCAACGCTCACGAGTAACCTCGTGGAAGGCTCATTCCCACCATACGAAGATGTCATTCCGAAAGAGCAAGATAAGCGGGTCACGTTTGATAAATCATTGTTATTCAGCGCGATTAAACGTGCGGCACTTCTCACTAACGAAGAATCTCGTGGCGTGCGATTGCATTTCGAAGGCGACACACTCACTCTTCGTAGCCGTGCACCAGAAATGGGTGAGGCGGAGGTCCAGCTAAACACCATCGCTTACGAAGGCGATCCAGTTGAAATTGGGTTTAACCCGAGCTTCATCACTGATGCACTACGTGTTGTGGACACCGATCAGGTCATAGTTGAGCTCAAAGCACCCAACAAGCCTGGCGTACTTCGCACTGGCAATGAATTCACCTATGTCATCATGCCTGTGAATCTTTGA
- the queF gene encoding preQ(1) synthase has protein sequence MPESSLLETFSNPAQQAYVIEHVSDEFTSVCPMTGHPDFASVILRYSPGKTCVELKSLKLYYQSFRNEGIYYEAVTNLIRDDLTKLMNPTWLQLITQWRGRGGIRSCITATTGDVPEAWQRD, from the coding sequence ATGCCGGAATCATCACTTCTAGAGACATTTTCGAATCCCGCGCAACAGGCTTATGTGATTGAGCACGTTTCCGACGAGTTCACGTCGGTTTGTCCTATGACCGGCCATCCTGACTTTGCATCAGTCATCTTGCGTTACAGCCCAGGCAAGACCTGTGTCGAACTCAAGAGTCTTAAACTCTATTACCAGTCCTTCCGGAATGAGGGTATCTACTACGAAGCGGTGACCAATTTGATCAGAGATGATCTGACCAAGTTAATGAATCCAACATGGCTTCAGCTCATAACGCAATGGCGGGGCCGCGGTGGTATTCGTTCCTGCATCACAGCAACGACTGGTGATGTGCCTGAGGCGTGGCAGCGTGACTAG
- a CDS encoding transketolase, with the protein MSFKTAVDSKAIELNHLVLDMCSEAGSGHPTSALSLGHIVTTLLYHSMRWLPDHPRYPTSDRLVLSEGHAVPIVYAAYADLEGVVGREGEHKNLNTNDLSTLREASSLLDGHPNPMEGFPFFDAATGSLGQGLSVAAGLGLAAAGDDLDKKIYCLIGDGESREGQIWEALDFIIDHNLTNVLPIFNCNGYGQADAVSDQQSAETMQKKLEAFGWDAIILDGHDADQIRDAIEKFRDQNADAAPVAVVAQTIKGWGIPSIQGQGWHGKPASGEALAQAHQELNATAQELATSDAMDELRIYPPTEWSESATPEKKAMTLDQAFAAFDMQKIKRGGRLATRKAYGLALRCLGQVNPNVFALDADVSNSTFANGFADDEALSSRFVECKIAEQNMISVGAGLSAAGKIPFCSTFAKFLTRAYDQIEMGLYSGAQLKIVGSHAGISLAADGPSQMSLPDIAWFRSLSRAKNHQGNPGCYVLQPADAYAAYALTMEMADYDGLCYMRTHRPDVEFIYDENTKFDLGGFEVLTHGRDLLIASAGYMVHECNKAIDRLDKLGIDATLVDMYSLPFDEESLLDLANDNGGMVITVEDNFGASMGSAIADACTESGDAFTIQQMYVKRIPKSARSEDSILGLCGLDAVQIAQSAASMLGVVAS; encoded by the coding sequence ATGTCCTTTAAAACCGCTGTTGATTCCAAAGCCATTGAGCTCAATCACCTTGTTCTGGACATGTGCAGTGAAGCGGGAAGTGGTCATCCCACATCAGCGCTTAGCTTGGGCCACATTGTGACCACACTGCTCTATCACTCAATGCGATGGCTGCCAGACCATCCACGTTACCCAACGTCAGATCGGTTGGTACTTTCAGAAGGGCATGCAGTGCCCATTGTGTATGCCGCCTATGCGGATCTCGAGGGCGTTGTTGGTCGTGAGGGTGAGCATAAGAACCTCAACACCAATGATCTTTCAACATTAAGAGAAGCCAGCTCGCTACTTGATGGACACCCCAATCCAATGGAAGGGTTCCCCTTCTTTGATGCGGCGACCGGATCTTTGGGGCAAGGCCTTTCGGTTGCAGCTGGTCTTGGCCTGGCTGCAGCAGGTGATGACTTAGACAAGAAAATCTATTGCTTGATTGGCGATGGCGAGTCACGGGAAGGTCAGATTTGGGAAGCACTCGATTTTATTATTGACCACAACCTGACAAATGTACTACCAATCTTTAATTGCAATGGTTACGGCCAAGCAGATGCAGTCAGTGATCAGCAATCTGCCGAGACGATGCAGAAGAAGCTCGAGGCTTTTGGTTGGGATGCAATCATCCTTGATGGACATGATGCCGATCAGATTCGTGATGCGATCGAAAAATTCCGTGATCAAAATGCAGATGCTGCCCCGGTTGCAGTGGTGGCACAAACGATCAAGGGCTGGGGCATTCCATCTATCCAGGGGCAAGGTTGGCATGGCAAACCAGCTTCTGGCGAAGCATTGGCTCAGGCCCATCAAGAGTTGAATGCCACGGCTCAAGAACTCGCGACCTCAGATGCGATGGATGAGCTCAGGATTTACCCACCAACAGAATGGTCAGAGTCGGCCACCCCAGAAAAGAAAGCGATGACCCTTGACCAGGCATTCGCAGCCTTTGATATGCAAAAAATCAAACGTGGTGGTCGTTTGGCCACGCGAAAGGCTTATGGACTGGCGCTGCGTTGCCTGGGCCAGGTCAACCCAAATGTGTTTGCACTCGATGCAGATGTTTCTAACTCAACGTTTGCCAATGGATTTGCAGATGACGAAGCGTTGTCAAGCCGTTTTGTTGAATGCAAAATTGCAGAGCAGAACATGATCTCTGTTGGCGCTGGTTTGTCGGCCGCGGGCAAGATTCCATTCTGTTCGACCTTTGCAAAGTTTCTAACTCGTGCATATGACCAGATTGAAATGGGCCTCTACTCTGGAGCGCAGCTCAAGATCGTCGGAAGTCATGCAGGCATCTCTCTCGCCGCTGATGGTCCAAGCCAGATGTCACTGCCAGACATTGCTTGGTTCCGAAGCCTATCCCGCGCCAAGAATCATCAAGGGAATCCCGGCTGCTATGTCCTTCAGCCAGCTGATGCATATGCAGCTTATGCGCTCACTATGGAAATGGCTGATTACGACGGTTTGTGTTACATGCGGACTCATCGGCCCGACGTTGAGTTCATCTATGATGAGAATACGAAGTTTGATCTTGGAGGCTTCGAAGTTCTTACGCACGGCCGTGATCTGTTGATTGCTTCAGCTGGATACATGGTCCATGAATGCAATAAAGCCATTGATAGACTCGATAAACTTGGCATTGATGCCACGCTTGTTGATATGTATTCGCTTCCCTTTGATGAAGAATCGCTACTTGATTTAGCAAACGACAACGGCGGTATGGTCATCACGGTGGAGGACAACTTTGGTGCTAGCATGGGATCAGCTATTGCTGATGCTTGCACTGAAAGCGGTGATGCCTTCACGATTCAGCAGATGTATGTGAAGCGTATTCCGAAGTCAGCACGTAGCGAGGACTCTATTCTTGGGCTTTGTGGTCTTGATGCAGTACAGATTGCTCAGTCGGCGGCAAGCATGCTCGGGGTTGTTGCCTCATAG
- a CDS encoding cob(I)yrinic acid a,c-diamide adenosyltransferase: protein MKLYTKTGDDGSTGLFGAGRVGKDDLRVSAYGTVDELNASLGVALTLVSDTDPAASLRPTLVAIQSRLFDLGADLATPLNSAHEDKVARINEAHIQWLESQIDGIDSDNEPMQNFVMPGGTKLAASLHLSRTIARRAERLVVALQRQDSINPLTLIYLNRASDLLFAMARAANRLQCVPDVPWLPGGS, encoded by the coding sequence ATGAAGCTCTATACCAAGACGGGTGATGATGGTTCAACCGGCCTTTTCGGCGCTGGTCGCGTCGGAAAAGATGATCTTCGTGTCAGTGCTTACGGTACAGTCGATGAGCTTAATGCCTCTTTGGGTGTGGCACTCACGCTGGTGAGCGACACCGACCCTGCAGCTAGCTTGCGACCAACTCTTGTGGCCATCCAAAGTCGACTATTTGATCTTGGTGCTGATCTTGCAACGCCGCTGAACTCGGCGCATGAAGATAAAGTTGCTCGTATCAATGAAGCACATATTCAATGGCTAGAGAGCCAGATTGATGGCATCGATAGTGACAACGAACCCATGCAGAATTTTGTGATGCCCGGGGGTACGAAGTTGGCAGCCTCTCTCCATCTCTCCCGCACAATTGCTCGGCGCGCGGAGCGTCTGGTTGTGGCACTTCAACGGCAGGATTCCATTAATCCACTTACACTTATTTATCTGAACCGTGCCAGTGACTTGCTTTTTGCAATGGCTCGGGCTGCGAATCGGCTGCAGTGTGTTCCCGATGTGCCCTGGCTACCAGGTGGTAGCTAA